CTCGGGTTTCTGAGCGTCCCGGCCGCTGTTTTCGTCCCAGGCCCAACCGCCCCGGCCGCTCGCTTCCGCCGTCGTGACGTAGCCCGTTTGTGTCACGAACAACTCGAACTGCTCGCGCGTGACTTCGTGGGAACCCAAATAGAACGGGGCGTCGATCGCGGTCACCGCGGTGGATGCTTCACTTTGGATTTCCCGGTGCGCCCACGACTCCGAGCCCGTGACTTTGATTGCGGTCGCAATGGCGTCGGGCGTGCTGCCCATCGGCATGCGTCCGGGCGGGATGAGCCGGAACTTCATGCCGACGGAATTGGTGTACTCGACCGGCAAAATGAGGTGACGCGACCACGACTTCTGGAGCTCGCTCGCTGCGGCCGCGCCGAACGGAACAGCCACGGGCGACGGTTCGGGGTCCGCGATGTGATCGGTGCGCTGGGGGTTGTCGCGCATGACGACCCGAATGGTGACCCGCTCGCCGCGCTTGATCTCGAACCCCGGTGCGCGGTCGGCGCTCGTTCGCGACGAGTGACCGGTGAGCAACCCGTGCGTCGTTATCTCCCAGTGCGCCGCGGTCCGCTTGAGCGAGCGGAACCCCGGTTCGAGTTTGTACTTGCCCGGCGGCAGTTTAATCTGCGGGTGCTGGCTCACATCGAACCAGTCGGTAACCGCGCCGTCGCCCTGGTGAACAATCACCGACACCAGTTCGGGGTCCGGGACGACTTCGACTTCGCCCTGATCGCCCAAGTACAAAGCAACAAATGGACCAAACACAACAGTGCGAGAGCACACGATTAGCAAGACCAAAGCCGCTACGAAAGGAACCCAGCTTCGCGGTGCCGGTGTTTTTGGGCGCGCGTGTTTGACCGGTGCCCCTGCGAGTGCCGGCCCCTTCGACGTGGGGGAGAGAGCCGACCAAACCGAACTCAGCACGATCGGCACGCACACGAGACTGGTGAAGACCAACAAGGCCAGCCCCGGGTCCGGCATCAACCCGGCTAGGGGAACAGCGACGACAATCACGCCCACGATCCACACCGCGAGCCAGGACGTGGGACGCGCGGGCTTGCCAGCGGGAATGCGTGCGACGTCCACTAACGTGCTGTGTTCCTGTAACTGGCGCTCGCAATCGGCGAGTACGGCGGCCACTTCCTTCGCGCTCTGGTACCGCTGGTCCGGGTCTTTCGCGTGCAGCTTCTCCACGATCCGGCACAGCCACTCCGGTATCTCGGGGATGACTTCCCGGATCGGGCGCGGGTCTTCGTCGCAAACGCGCTTCAGCACGGCCAGCGTCCCACTCGCGCGGAACGGCGGGCGCCCGGAGCACATCACGTAAATCACACTCCCGAGGCTGAACAGGTCCGCGCGGTGGTCGAGGGTGTCGCCCCGCGCCTGCTCCGGGGCCATGTACATCGGCGTCCCGGCCACGATCCCGCTCTGCGAAATGCTCGCGTCGTCCGCGGCCCGCGCGAGGCCGAAGTCGGTGAGTTTCACGTGCTGGTTCGGACCACCGATCAGCACGTTGGAGGGCTTGATGTCGCGGTGAACCAGTCCCTGTGCGTGGGCCGCGGCCAGCCCCTCGGCGAGCTGCCGGCTGATCCGCAGGATCTCCGCCACGTCCAATGGCCCGGAGCGATCGAGGCGCTGTTGGAGCGTTTCGCCGGGCACGAACTCCATCACCAGGAACGGGAGCGGGAGTTCTTCGACCGCGTGGACCTGCACCACGTTCTCGTGTCGGATCTGGGCCGACGACCGGGCCTCGCGGATGAACCGCTTGCGCGCCGGCGACGTGGTCGCCATTTGCGGCGCGAGTACCTTCACCGCGACCACCCGCTGCAGCACGTCGTCGAACGCGCGGAACACGATCCCGAACCCGCCGCGCCCCAGCACTTCGAGTACCTCGTAGTGCCCGATGCGCCCGAGCGAATCGGGGCGCGTGGGCGGTGCAAGGAACCGGAGGGCCTCGTCGGTGTCGGCGAGGCCGACAGAGTCGTGCGCCACGGTGCGTGCGTCGGCCCGGTCCGGATCGGGCGCAGCGACCGCGGGGTGTTCGAGGAAGGAGCCAGCGCCCTCGTGTGCGCTGAGCAGCCGTTCGATCCGCTGTCGGCGCTTCACGTCACCGGCGCAGGCGCCAACCAAGTACGTGGCCCGTTCGACCGGATCGGTCTTTTCGAGCGCGGCTGCGAAGATCGTTTCATCGGTCATGGCGGATTCCCACAAAGGGCTAGGTGCCACCAATGCGAGAACGGGGGCGAAAGTGGCTCACAGAATTTCGGAATCCCGCAACACAGCTGCGAAACAAAGGCAAGAACGCGGCGATTGTCGGTAGTCCGCGCTAGTTCGCCTCTTCTCGTTGCGGTAATTCCCCGCTCATCCGCTGGTACAACCACGCCTTGCTGAACACCCAATGACGTTTCGCGGTGGCCGGGGAGATCTCCATCGCGTCGGCCGCTTGCTCGATGGTCATTCCCACGAAGTACCGGAGTTTCACGA
This region of Gemmata massiliana genomic DNA includes:
- a CDS encoding bifunctional serine/threonine-protein kinase/formylglycine-generating enzyme family protein — protein: MTDETIFAAALEKTDPVERATYLVGACAGDVKRRQRIERLLSAHEGAGSFLEHPAVAAPDPDRADARTVAHDSVGLADTDEALRFLAPPTRPDSLGRIGHYEVLEVLGRGGFGIVFRAFDDVLQRVVAVKVLAPQMATTSPARKRFIREARSSAQIRHENVVQVHAVEELPLPFLVMEFVPGETLQQRLDRSGPLDVAEILRISRQLAEGLAAAHAQGLVHRDIKPSNVLIGGPNQHVKLTDFGLARAADDASISQSGIVAGTPMYMAPEQARGDTLDHRADLFSLGSVIYVMCSGRPPFRASGTLAVLKRVCDEDPRPIREVIPEIPEWLCRIVEKLHAKDPDQRYQSAKEVAAVLADCERQLQEHSTLVDVARIPAGKPARPTSWLAVWIVGVIVVAVPLAGLMPDPGLALLVFTSLVCVPIVLSSVWSALSPTSKGPALAGAPVKHARPKTPAPRSWVPFVAALVLLIVCSRTVVFGPFVALYLGDQGEVEVVPDPELVSVIVHQGDGAVTDWFDVSQHPQIKLPPGKYKLEPGFRSLKRTAAHWEITTHGLLTGHSSRTSADRAPGFEIKRGERVTIRVVMRDNPQRTDHIADPEPSPVAVPFGAAAASELQKSWSRHLILPVEYTNSVGMKFRLIPPGRMPMGSTPDAIATAIKVTGSESWAHREIQSEASTAVTAIDAPFYLGSHEVTREQFELFVTQTGYVTTAEASGRGGWAWDENSGRDAQKPEYTWKNTTYVPSRKHPVVFVTLADAQAFCAWLSQKEGRTYVVPSEGRWEFACRAGTTTPWYCGAEFSALETYEWIRTNSDDRSHAVGGREPNPFGLFDMLGNVSELALDSNRKPVHRGGTTAFSPWLSRSASRYRIGEAGYSHARSGFRVAISDLKAKSEAPKSAPAPEVVQPLRDAVAAKGRALEYVRTRFELGAASKLDLVIAEAEWTETRIKLAEAEENKPALIERLEELVKQRSEERELFALRVEVGIDRKELLDHADARLAEAKSRLARVKPAPSGLPVAPAPRRVPIPAPDRVPLHDHNKADRFLCAVG